A genomic stretch from Thalassophryne amazonica chromosome 18, fThaAma1.1, whole genome shotgun sequence includes:
- the six3b gene encoding homeobox protein SIX3b produces MVFKSPLDFFSASLLLPHLADGPPVLAHSQSLEDPVVCPPLVLPGLCFSASQIAAVCETLEQTGDVERLARFLWSLPVTPDGRDIISVHESVQRARAVVAYHTGSFRELYRILETHRFTRASHGKLQAMWLEAHYHDAEKLRGRPLGPVDKYRVRKKFPLPRTIWDGEQKTHCFKERTRGLLREWYLQDPYPNPGKKRELAHATGLTPTQVGNWFKNRRQRDRAAAAKNRLQHHRMCADGARVLRLDVSAERTDGRSVTDSDSDLEV; encoded by the exons ATGGTCTTCAAGTCGCCACTCGACTTTTTCTCAGCCTCCCTCCTCCTGCCTCACCTCGCCGACGGGCCTCCGGTCCTGGCCCACTCCCAGTCCCTGGAGGACCCGGTCGTCTGTCCTCCCCTGGTCCTGCCCGGACTTTGCTTCTCGGCGTCGCAGATCGCTGCGGTCTGTGAGACCCTGGAGCAGACCGGAGACGTGGAGCGGCTGGCGCGCTTCCTCTGGTCGCTTCCGGTCACCCCGGACGGCCGTGACATCATCTCCGTGCACGAATCCGTGCAGCGTGCCCGCGCCGTGGTGGCATACCACACCGGGAGCTTCCGGGAGCTTTACCGCATCCTGGAGACGCACCGTTTTACGCGCGCATCACACGGCAAACTACAAGCGATGTGGCTCGAAGCTCATTACCATGACGCCGAGAAGCTGCGAGGTCGACCCCTGGGTCCGGTGGACAAGTACCGTGTGAGAAAGAAGTTCCCGCTACCAAGGACTATCTGGGACGGAGAGCAGAAGACGCACTGCTTCAAAGAGCGCACGCGGGGCCTCCTGAGAGAGTGGTACCTGCAGGACCCGTATCCGAACCCTGGCAAAAAGCGGGAGCTGGCACACGCTACCGGCCTGACGCCGACTCAGGTCGGGAACTGGTTCAAAAACCGGAGACAGAGAGACCGGGCCGCAGCGGCCAAGAACAG ATTGCAGCACCACAGAATGTGCGCCGACGGTGCGCGCGTCCTTCGTTTGGACGTGAGCGCGGAGCGCACGGATGGACGCTCGGTAACGGACAGTGACTCTGACCTGGAAGTGTAA